A single genomic interval of Nocardioides palaemonis harbors:
- a CDS encoding siderophore-interacting protein: MTVTTSALPLLFTEVEVVSVERLSPTFVRVGLGGPGLADFGVDGPRWDQRIKLVLPDPTTGAITSTEGADESWFATWSERSAAERGHMRTYTVRDVHGSGEDTVIVVDLVLHLEGDLVGPGSLWASTASVGDRIVVLAPRRGFPYGGIEFAPALGADLLLVGDETAVPAVCAVLEQLPDDATGTAFLEVPVTADVQDVRRPAGVDVVWLPREGRPLGVPLHDAVVAHLGIAGASVDVSPDEVDPDLWETPFYSSSGEDLPVGATGVGGTYAWIAGESKVVTGLRRHLVNELGFDRAQVAFMGYWRRGVAMRS, encoded by the coding sequence ATGACCGTGACCACCTCTGCGCTGCCCCTGCTCTTCACCGAGGTCGAGGTGGTCTCGGTCGAGCGCCTCTCGCCCACCTTCGTCCGGGTCGGCCTCGGCGGGCCCGGGCTCGCCGACTTCGGCGTCGACGGGCCGCGCTGGGACCAGCGGATCAAGCTGGTGCTGCCCGACCCGACGACCGGCGCCATCACCTCGACCGAGGGCGCGGACGAGTCGTGGTTCGCGACCTGGTCGGAGAGGTCGGCCGCCGAGCGCGGCCACATGCGGACCTACACGGTCCGCGACGTCCACGGCTCCGGCGAGGACACCGTCATCGTCGTCGACCTGGTGCTCCACCTCGAGGGTGACCTCGTCGGCCCCGGCTCGCTGTGGGCGTCGACCGCCTCCGTCGGCGACCGGATCGTGGTGCTCGCGCCGCGCCGCGGGTTCCCCTACGGCGGGATCGAGTTCGCCCCGGCCCTCGGCGCCGACCTGCTGCTGGTCGGTGACGAGACGGCGGTCCCCGCGGTGTGCGCGGTGCTGGAGCAGCTCCCCGACGACGCGACCGGGACCGCCTTCCTGGAGGTCCCGGTCACCGCCGACGTGCAGGACGTACGCCGTCCGGCGGGGGTCGACGTCGTCTGGCTGCCCCGCGAGGGGCGGCCGCTGGGGGTCCCGCTGCACGACGCCGTCGTGGCGCACCTCGGGATCGCCGGGGCGTCCGTCGACGTGTCACCCGACGAGGTCGACCCCGACCTGTGGGAGACGCCGTTCTACTCCTCGTCGGGCGAGGACCTCCCGGTCGGGGCGACCGGTGTCGGCGGGACGTACGCCTGGATCGCGGGGGAGTCGAAGGTCGTGACCGGCCTGCGCCGGCACCTGGTCAACGAGCTCGGCTTCGACCGCGCCCAGGTGGCGTTCATGGGCTACTGGCGCCGCGGCGTGGCGATGCGGTCCTGA
- a CDS encoding DUF4097 family beta strand repeat-containing protein, whose product MSNHLDLTFDTPEPIELYVENGRGLVDVTATDTTETTVRITGERAEEFDVRDLGDRLAIIAPSRGGGIFGRDSRAEVVVEVPVASALHAKVGSSDLSAHGRISDARVDSGSGDVVIEVVEGDTVVHSGSGDVTVDHLVGEAHLKSGSGDVVVGRAESSLVVTTGSGDVRVDAARDDLAIKTGSGDARVASVGSEAVFTTGSGDLVVDEIGPGRITAKTASGDVRIGVLAGTPVWTDVRTASGRLASTLPSTGEPAPDQPYLEVRATTASGDVTLHQS is encoded by the coding sequence ATGAGCAACCACCTCGACCTCACCTTCGACACCCCCGAGCCGATCGAGCTCTACGTCGAGAACGGCCGCGGCCTGGTCGACGTCACCGCCACGGACACCACCGAGACCACCGTCCGGATCACCGGCGAGCGGGCCGAGGAGTTCGACGTCCGCGACCTCGGCGACCGGCTGGCGATCATCGCGCCGTCCCGCGGCGGCGGCATCTTCGGGCGGGACTCCCGCGCCGAGGTCGTCGTCGAGGTGCCGGTCGCCAGCGCCCTGCACGCCAAGGTCGGCAGCAGCGACCTCTCCGCCCACGGCCGGATCAGCGACGCCCGGGTCGACAGCGGGTCGGGCGACGTCGTGATCGAGGTCGTCGAGGGCGACACGGTCGTCCACTCAGGCTCGGGCGACGTCACCGTGGACCACCTCGTCGGCGAGGCGCACCTGAAGTCCGGGTCCGGCGACGTCGTCGTCGGGCGCGCCGAGTCCTCGCTGGTCGTCACCACCGGCAGCGGCGACGTCCGCGTCGACGCCGCCCGCGACGACCTCGCGATCAAGACCGGCTCGGGCGACGCACGGGTCGCCTCCGTCGGCAGCGAGGCGGTCTTCACCACCGGGTCCGGCGACCTCGTCGTCGACGAGATCGGGCCGGGCCGGATCACCGCGAAGACCGCGAGCGGCGACGTGCGGATCGGCGTCCTCGCCGGCACGCCCGTGTGGACCGACGTCCGCACCGCCAGCGGCCGCCTCGCCTCCACCCTGCCGAGCACCGGCGAACCGGCGCCCGACCAGCCCTACCTCGAGGTCCGTGCCACCACGGCCTCGGGCGACGTCACCCTCCACCAGAGCTGA
- a CDS encoding toxin-antitoxin system HicB family antitoxin, whose translation MDITPYVDTLRRDLVAAAEAGGDELKQAAERLAYALDPSARLALMEAISHAAAEITSELPEGSVDVRLVGRELDFVVEVAPPVALPAPPPPPAPPAPPEEPDGDLARITLRIPEAVKARAEEKAAAAGQSLNTWLVGVIRGATSEHSINVDIDLSSVPFVGYDPFAASRKEGRGTRRMSGWV comes from the coding sequence ATGGACATCACGCCGTACGTCGACACCCTCCGCCGCGACCTCGTCGCGGCCGCGGAGGCCGGGGGTGACGAGCTCAAGCAGGCCGCCGAGCGGCTGGCCTACGCGCTCGACCCGAGCGCCCGGCTCGCCCTGATGGAGGCCATCTCGCACGCCGCGGCGGAGATCACCTCCGAGCTCCCCGAGGGCAGCGTCGACGTCCGCCTGGTGGGTCGCGAGCTCGACTTCGTCGTCGAGGTCGCCCCGCCCGTCGCGCTGCCCGCACCGCCCCCGCCGCCCGCTCCGCCGGCCCCGCCCGAGGAGCCCGACGGCGACCTGGCGCGGATCACGCTCCGCATCCCCGAGGCGGTCAAGGCCCGGGCCGAGGAGAAGGCCGCGGCCGCCGGCCAGAGCCTCAACACCTGGCTCGTCGGCGTCATCCGGGGCGCCACCAGCGAGCACTCGATCAACGTCGACATCGACCTGAGCAGCGTCCCGTTCGTGGGCTACGACCCGTTTGCCGCCTCCCGCAAGGAGGGCCGCGGCACCCGCCGGATGTCCGGCTGGGTCTGA